One Sediminibacillus dalangtanensis genomic region harbors:
- a CDS encoding VOC family protein, translating into MNLDNLQSFQWQDVELTVSNLARSLDFYQHILGFTILESKGNTAVLGTPDNTVLLRLYADSKAVKPLKNMAGLYHFAILVPDRRTLASFLQHIGEKRYPIVGASDHGFSEAIYLEDPDGIGIEVYADRDRSEWKGMDGELPVAANPLKIENLLQSAEKWCGFPEGTTIGHLHFHVSSIPKARQFYVEQLGFSPTITLGTQVLFVAAEGYHHHIGLNTWHGEGAALPEAGMIGLRSVTAEVRQNDFDRLLRQETIGTDGSVTDPFGVIYRFHS; encoded by the coding sequence ATGAACCTGGACAATTTGCAATCTTTTCAATGGCAAGATGTCGAATTGACGGTAAGCAATTTGGCTCGCTCGCTCGATTTCTATCAGCACATACTAGGGTTTACCATTCTTGAATCAAAAGGAAACACCGCTGTTCTCGGGACGCCGGACAATACGGTTTTGTTGCGGTTATATGCTGACAGCAAGGCGGTGAAGCCATTGAAAAACATGGCGGGGCTCTACCATTTTGCTATCCTTGTCCCCGATCGGAGAACCCTCGCCTCCTTTTTGCAGCACATCGGGGAGAAGCGCTATCCAATTGTCGGTGCCTCAGACCATGGGTTTAGTGAGGCCATTTATTTGGAGGACCCAGACGGAATCGGAATCGAAGTGTATGCTGATCGGGACAGGAGTGAATGGAAAGGGATGGACGGTGAACTTCCCGTAGCAGCTAATCCACTAAAAATCGAGAACCTGCTGCAGTCAGCTGAAAAATGGTGCGGATTTCCGGAAGGGACCACGATCGGCCATTTGCACTTTCATGTCTCCTCTATCCCAAAAGCGCGACAGTTTTATGTGGAACAATTGGGATTTTCTCCAACCATCACGCTCGGAACGCAAGTGTTGTTTGTTGCTGCTGAAGGCTATCATCATCACATTGGCTTAAATACTTGGCATGGAGAAGGAGCGGCTCTTCCGGAAGCGGGAATGATCGGTTTACGCTCAGTAACGGCAGAAGTGAGACAGAATGACTTTGACCGGCTTCTCCGTCAGGAAACGATTGGGACGGACGGAAGTGTTACCGATCCGTTTGGTGTCATCTATCGTTTCCACTCATAA
- a CDS encoding winged helix-turn-helix transcriptional regulator, producing MQELCPRFEKAMQLFGKRWVGLILFELLDGEKRFSEMEAELPISGRLLSDRLKMLEQEQIVERNVYSEFPVRIEYRLTDKGKAMEPVIKEIKTWSENWVAAEEVNETL from the coding sequence ATGCAAGAGTTATGTCCTCGTTTCGAAAAGGCCATGCAGCTGTTCGGCAAACGCTGGGTGGGACTCATCTTGTTTGAGCTTCTCGATGGGGAAAAACGCTTTTCCGAAATGGAAGCGGAACTGCCAATCAGCGGCAGACTGTTATCCGACCGATTAAAAATGCTGGAACAGGAACAAATCGTGGAACGCAATGTGTACTCGGAATTTCCTGTCAGGATTGAATATAGACTTACGGATAAAGGAAAAGCCATGGAGCCAGTCATAAAAGAAATAAAAACCTGGTCCGAAAACTGGGTGGCTGCAGAAGAAGTCAACGAAACCTTATAA
- a CDS encoding HsdM family class I SAM-dependent methyltransferase, whose protein sequence is MNNHSQEITNHYYRQVNADARKKLGQYFTPSSISEVMKAWILGNPDCRQVVDPAVGLGELVTGLPEELAVTGYDIDQQVLTFAQQRLEADRANVRLVEQDFLKLDWEETYQGIICNPPYIRFKHYAEKQDYLQLFKEKLGIKLSGFTNIYALFLLKAIHQLARDGRAAFIIPSDFLNADYGAPIKQYLLQQQNLHAVAVTNFTENWFEQAATTSALFFFDNKRQSSTLEFIQLNNQEELAQLNEYINVFGRVAPIGRIYNYTDMDPHSKWRRYYQPSSEKNYPHVKPIAEFARVNRGIATGDNKFFCISETTRQEWRLDKDIFLPCLSKSNQVTGHFFFGDDYKSLVESGAPVLLLNIQESNPSSEQVRAYLAHGEDSGSNARYLTKRRRPWYKNETRLPPDIFISTFSRKKVKFIRNEAGVRSLTCFHGLYMLPEYREKLELLMAYFMTGISQEILEECQRQYGKGLKKLEPNDIKQAMAVDLDVITEAEAAAIKSIYHKIKRDQLHNPNRRAKKEIHELEEIFERILQKP, encoded by the coding sequence TTGAATAATCACAGTCAGGAAATTACCAATCACTATTATCGGCAGGTAAATGCCGATGCCCGAAAAAAACTGGGTCAATATTTTACACCAAGTAGTATTTCGGAAGTAATGAAAGCCTGGATTCTTGGCAATCCGGACTGCAGACAAGTCGTAGACCCGGCTGTCGGTCTCGGAGAGCTTGTTACCGGTCTCCCTGAAGAGCTGGCTGTGACGGGCTATGATATCGACCAGCAGGTACTGACTTTTGCCCAACAGCGCCTGGAAGCAGATAGAGCGAATGTCCGTCTTGTCGAACAGGACTTTTTAAAACTGGACTGGGAGGAAACCTATCAAGGCATTATATGCAATCCGCCTTATATCCGTTTTAAACACTATGCCGAAAAACAGGACTATTTACAGTTATTCAAAGAGAAACTTGGCATAAAGTTGTCAGGTTTCACCAATATTTATGCATTGTTTTTGCTGAAAGCTATCCACCAGTTAGCCCGCGATGGCCGCGCTGCCTTCATTATTCCTTCTGACTTTTTAAACGCTGACTATGGCGCGCCGATTAAACAATACTTACTACAACAGCAAAACCTTCATGCTGTCGCGGTCACTAATTTTACGGAAAACTGGTTTGAGCAGGCGGCCACGACGTCCGCTCTCTTCTTTTTCGATAATAAACGGCAGAGCTCGACACTGGAATTCATTCAGCTCAACAACCAGGAAGAACTGGCTCAACTGAATGAATACATAAATGTTTTTGGACGGGTGGCGCCTATCGGCCGGATATATAACTATACAGATATGGATCCTCATTCAAAATGGCGACGGTACTACCAGCCGTCCAGTGAAAAAAACTACCCTCACGTGAAACCGATCGCTGAATTTGCCAGGGTCAACAGAGGGATCGCGACAGGGGACAATAAATTTTTTTGCATTTCGGAAACTACCCGGCAGGAATGGCGACTGGACAAGGATATTTTTCTTCCGTGCCTTTCCAAATCCAATCAAGTGACAGGGCACTTCTTTTTTGGCGACGACTATAAATCGCTTGTCGAATCAGGGGCACCGGTCTTATTGCTGAATATTCAGGAAAGCAATCCCTCCAGCGAGCAGGTACGGGCCTATTTAGCGCATGGAGAGGATTCCGGCAGCAATGCAAGGTATCTAACAAAACGAAGGCGTCCTTGGTACAAGAATGAAACAAGACTGCCGCCGGATATATTTATTTCCACCTTCAGCAGGAAAAAAGTGAAGTTTATCCGCAACGAAGCCGGGGTCAGGAGTTTGACCTGCTTTCATGGTTTGTATATGCTTCCGGAATACCGGGAAAAGCTGGAATTGTTGATGGCTTATTTTATGACGGGAATTTCCCAGGAGATACTGGAGGAATGCCAACGCCAGTATGGAAAAGGGCTGAAAAAGCTGGAACCAAACGATATTAAGCAGGCCATGGCCGTAGACCTTGATGTTATTACGGAAGCAGAAGCCGCGGCAATCAAATCGATTTACCACAAGATAAAAAGGGATCAACTGCATAACCCAAACAGAAGGGCTAAAAAGGAAATACATGAGCTGGAAGAGATTTTTGAACGGATTTTACAAAAGCCTTGA
- a CDS encoding acyl-CoA thioesterase, with product MEAKPCVASLTVKNSHVLPPDTNSHGTLFGGRLMAHIDDVAAIAARRHARKPVVTASTDSVDFLAPVKEGDTICLEAFVTWTHKTSMEVFIKAVTEDLNTGERKVCTTAFVTMVAIGPDNRPVTVPPVYPESKEEKFLHEEAPKRAELRKQRRSNSKEMARTFGTRFPWNENTRHEK from the coding sequence ATGGAAGCAAAACCTTGTGTCGCTTCATTGACAGTGAAAAATTCGCATGTTTTACCACCAGATACAAACAGCCATGGTACGTTGTTCGGAGGCAGGCTGATGGCGCATATCGATGACGTGGCAGCTATTGCTGCCAGGAGGCATGCCCGCAAGCCGGTTGTCACGGCGTCCACCGACTCGGTCGACTTTCTGGCGCCGGTAAAAGAAGGTGACACCATTTGTTTGGAAGCCTTCGTAACCTGGACGCACAAAACATCGATGGAAGTTTTTATCAAAGCGGTAACAGAGGACTTGAATACCGGCGAGCGGAAAGTGTGCACGACAGCATTTGTCACCATGGTTGCAATTGGGCCGGATAACCGTCCAGTTACAGTGCCGCCGGTCTATCCGGAATCGAAAGAAGAGAAATTTTTACATGAAGAGGCCCCGAAACGGGCAGAACTCCGTAAACAGCGGAGAAGCAATTCCAAAGAGATGGCTCGTACATTTGGCACTCGTTTTCCTTGGAATGAAAATACCAGACACGAAAAATAA
- the cls gene encoding cardiolipin synthase, with amino-acid sequence MIILPYIIGSILVFNILLALAIVFLERRDASSTWAWLMVLLFIPIAGFILYLIFGRKLSNKKIFTWDTKSRLGVKTAVQAQMRALEEGSFQFKDESLLPYKDLFYLHLRNDDAILTQDNRVEVFTDGQKKFHSLLQDIEEAEDHIHLLYYIIRGDRLGKLLADALIKKAKQGVQVRILYDDMGSRELSRKYIRKIQAAGAEVEAFFPPLIPKVNLKINYRNHRKLAIIDGKIGYIGGFNIGDEYLGYNKKFGYWRDTHLKIVGDAVRNMQTRFILDWNQASRHDIMYEERYYAAEPTGEVGIQIVSSGPDSEWEQIKNGYIKMIMSAKEYIYIQTPYFIPDDSLADALKIAVLSGVDVRIMIPNKPDHPFVYWATYSNIGDLLKAGADVYIYQNGFLHAKTIVVDEKIASIGTANIDVRSFKLNFEVNAFLYDRQVAGELAEKFNEDILHSSQLSYKLYLQRSIWIRIKEAIARLLSPIL; translated from the coding sequence ATGATCATATTACCTTATATAATAGGGTCGATTTTGGTTTTCAACATATTGCTGGCACTGGCTATTGTCTTTTTAGAAAGAAGGGATGCCTCCTCTACTTGGGCGTGGCTGATGGTGCTGTTATTTATACCGATCGCCGGATTCATTCTTTATTTAATCTTTGGCCGCAAACTGAGTAACAAGAAAATCTTCACGTGGGATACCAAAAGCAGACTTGGCGTCAAAACTGCCGTCCAGGCACAAATGCGGGCTTTGGAAGAGGGGAGCTTTCAATTTAAGGATGAGAGTCTTCTTCCTTATAAGGACTTATTTTACTTACATTTACGCAATGATGATGCCATCCTCACCCAAGATAACCGTGTCGAGGTGTTTACGGACGGCCAAAAAAAATTCCATTCCCTTCTTCAGGACATTGAAGAAGCGGAAGACCATATTCACCTGTTATATTATATCATCCGAGGGGACCGTCTGGGAAAACTGTTGGCCGATGCCTTGATCAAAAAGGCCAAACAGGGTGTCCAGGTACGGATTCTTTATGATGATATGGGTTCGAGGGAATTGAGCAGGAAATATATCCGAAAAATACAAGCGGCGGGAGCAGAGGTCGAGGCCTTTTTCCCACCGTTGATTCCCAAGGTCAATTTAAAAATCAACTACCGTAACCACCGGAAGCTCGCCATCATTGACGGCAAAATCGGGTATATTGGCGGGTTCAACATCGGTGACGAGTATTTGGGGTACAACAAAAAATTCGGCTATTGGCGTGACACCCATCTCAAAATCGTCGGTGACGCGGTCAGGAACATGCAGACCCGTTTCATTCTGGACTGGAATCAAGCATCCAGGCACGATATTATGTATGAAGAACGGTACTATGCGGCCGAACCGACCGGAGAAGTGGGAATTCAAATTGTTTCCAGTGGTCCGGATTCGGAATGGGAACAAATTAAAAACGGCTATATCAAAATGATTATGTCTGCCAAGGAGTATATCTATATCCAAACTCCCTATTTCATTCCTGACGACAGCCTGGCAGACGCCTTGAAAATTGCGGTGCTTTCGGGCGTCGATGTGCGGATCATGATACCGAATAAACCGGACCATCCGTTTGTCTATTGGGCTACTTATTCCAATATCGGTGACTTGTTAAAAGCAGGTGCAGATGTTTACATTTATCAGAATGGCTTTCTTCATGCTAAAACAATTGTGGTGGATGAAAAAATAGCCTCGATCGGGACGGCCAACATCGATGTGCGTAGCTTTAAATTAAACTTTGAGGTTAATGCGTTCCTTTATGACCGCCAAGTTGCAGGTGAGTTAGCGGAAAAGTTCAATGAGGATATTTTGCATTCCAGTCAGTTGTCCTATAAGCTTTATTTACAGCGGTCCATTTGGATTCGAATCAAAGAGGCGATTGCCCGACTACTTTCGCCAATCCTATAA
- the rarD gene encoding EamA family transporter RarD, whose product MENNEFKAGVLYTAAAYILWGFLPIYWKLVQNVPAGEILAHRIVWSFVFMALLLFFLKKWKPFIRECRQILRDRQRLIGITLASIVISINWLVFIWAVNSDHVVQASLGYYINPLISIILGMAVLKEKLTKWQLVSFLLAAAGVVNLTISFGVFPWVSILLALSFGLYGLLKKTVAISAMFGLAIETMIVMPIALIYLVSRQTVAGTAPEVFTSTTALLVLSGIATAVPLLLFASGAQRIPLSMVGFLQYFAPTLMLFIGVFLYGETFTHAHLVSFTCIWAALAIYTVSRTKWFHHLESRFSRSY is encoded by the coding sequence ATGGAAAATAACGAATTCAAAGCAGGTGTCCTTTATACGGCCGCTGCTTATATTTTATGGGGTTTTCTGCCGATTTATTGGAAACTCGTGCAAAATGTCCCTGCTGGCGAAATTCTTGCCCACCGGATTGTTTGGTCCTTTGTCTTCATGGCCTTGTTATTGTTCTTTTTAAAAAAATGGAAACCGTTCATCCGGGAATGCAGGCAAATTCTCCGTGATCGACAACGACTGATTGGAATTACACTTGCCTCGATTGTCATCAGCATCAATTGGCTGGTATTCATCTGGGCTGTCAACAGCGACCATGTTGTACAGGCAAGTCTCGGTTATTATATTAATCCGTTGATCAGCATTATTCTCGGAATGGCTGTTCTCAAAGAAAAACTGACGAAATGGCAGCTGGTTTCCTTTTTACTGGCGGCAGCTGGTGTCGTTAACTTAACCATCAGCTTCGGCGTTTTTCCATGGGTTTCGATTCTACTGGCCCTATCCTTCGGCTTATACGGCTTGTTGAAAAAAACGGTCGCTATCAGCGCGATGTTCGGACTGGCGATTGAAACAATGATTGTCATGCCGATTGCCTTGATTTACTTAGTCAGCCGGCAAACTGTTGCGGGGACGGCTCCCGAGGTTTTCACTTCCACCACCGCCCTGCTGGTTTTAAGCGGTATAGCGACAGCTGTTCCATTGTTGTTGTTTGCAAGCGGAGCACAGCGAATCCCTCTTTCGATGGTTGGGTTCCTGCAATACTTCGCCCCCACGCTGATGCTGTTTATCGGTGTATTTCTGTATGGTGAAACCTTTACTCATGCACACCTAGTCTCTTTCACATGCATTTGGGCAGCTCTTGCTATATATACTGTCTCCCGCACCAAATGGTTTCATCATTTAGAGTCGAGGTTCTCACGTAGTTATTAG
- a CDS encoding DUF3231 family protein has product MGILSGNPKNQPMHYGEVFGIWSSLAGSKGLIAGYQTMANHTGDRDLKKLIEDMIRTMKQENEELEELLKNNGIALPPSPPERAKAALEQIPSGARFNDPEISAAISRDIGQGLVACSQIIAQCIREDIAMMYGQIHMSKAQFGARLLRLNKEKGWLIPPPIHNQNFE; this is encoded by the coding sequence ATGGGTATTTTAAGTGGAAATCCAAAAAACCAACCGATGCATTATGGTGAAGTATTCGGAATTTGGAGCAGTCTTGCCGGCAGCAAGGGCTTGATCGCCGGTTATCAAACCATGGCGAACCATACCGGCGACCGGGACTTGAAAAAGTTGATTGAAGACATGATCCGGACGATGAAACAGGAAAACGAAGAACTTGAAGAGCTGTTGAAAAATAACGGAATTGCTCTTCCTCCATCGCCACCGGAGCGGGCCAAAGCTGCTTTAGAACAAATTCCTTCCGGCGCAAGGTTCAATGATCCGGAAATCAGTGCGGCTATTTCCCGGGATATTGGGCAGGGACTGGTTGCTTGCAGTCAAATCATCGCCCAATGCATCAGGGAAGATATCGCCATGATGTATGGACAGATCCATATGAGCAAAGCACAATTCGGCGCCCGGCTTCTGCGGTTGAATAAAGAAAAAGGCTGGCTCATTCCGCCACCGATCCATAACCAAAACTTTGAATAA
- a CDS encoding CAP domain-containing protein has product MFKKVTMVTGISAALLFGGAFSSSVDAHANNADNQQGKSYQVYYSVNSYNGKLSQEDIQSMIDKYFSNYKWNQKQQQAPAKQEQAQPQKAEEPKQQEQTNEQPAEQKEQESADQKQQAEAPSNEQAEQAQAPQQNNNEATAEESKQEQTQNAGQELSQFEQEVVELTNQERAKQGLDPLEIDTELSKVAREKSADMARNGYFDHNSPTYGSPFDMMKQFGISYNTAGENIAKGQRTPEEVVNAWMNSEGHRENILNGNFTHIGVGYVENGNVWTQQFIGK; this is encoded by the coding sequence ATGTTCAAGAAAGTAACTATGGTAACAGGAATTTCAGCAGCATTACTCTTTGGAGGAGCTTTTTCTTCTTCAGTAGATGCGCATGCAAATAACGCAGACAACCAACAAGGAAAGTCCTACCAAGTCTATTACTCTGTAAATAGCTACAATGGCAAGCTTTCACAAGAAGATATTCAAAGTATGATAGATAAATATTTCAGCAATTACAAGTGGAACCAGAAGCAGCAGCAAGCTCCGGCAAAACAAGAACAAGCACAGCCACAAAAAGCTGAAGAGCCCAAACAGCAAGAGCAGACAAATGAACAGCCTGCAGAACAAAAAGAACAGGAATCTGCAGACCAAAAGCAGCAAGCAGAGGCTCCAAGTAACGAGCAAGCTGAACAAGCTCAAGCACCTCAACAAAACAACAACGAAGCTACAGCTGAAGAGTCCAAGCAAGAACAGACGCAAAATGCAGGACAAGAGCTTAGCCAATTTGAACAGGAAGTAGTAGAATTGACCAACCAGGAAAGAGCCAAGCAAGGTCTTGATCCTTTGGAAATCGATACGGAACTAAGCAAGGTTGCACGCGAAAAATCAGCAGATATGGCGCGTAATGGTTACTTCGACCATAACAGCCCAACTTACGGTTCTCCGTTCGATATGATGAAGCAATTCGGTATCTCTTACAACACTGCAGGGGAAAACATTGCCAAAGGACAGCGTACTCCGGAAGAAGTAGTAAACGCGTGGATGAACAGTGAAGGCCACCGTGAAAACATTCTTAACGGCAACTTCACGCATATCGGTGTCGGCTACGTCGAAAATGGCAATGTATGGACACAACAGTTCATCGGTAAATAA
- a CDS encoding RNA polymerase sigma factor gives MVRRGGASIQDELLIKKIKSGNQQALRLLIERYKHHVFKVTMSVLHDEKAAEDAAQETFIKMVDALPSYQHQGFKTWLGRIAFHKAIDSRRKQQRMKEDFNGPCQEYHHGQVDSAEEQVLLRERRQRIREQIDQLPEKLQFAVRCYYLEGMSYAEIANQLDLAEKTIEVRLYRARKWMKAHWKEDDF, from the coding sequence ATGGTCAGGAGAGGGGGAGCATCCATTCAAGATGAACTGCTTATCAAGAAAATTAAATCGGGCAATCAACAGGCGCTACGGCTGCTGATCGAGCGTTATAAGCACCATGTATTCAAAGTGACAATGAGCGTGTTGCATGATGAAAAAGCAGCTGAAGATGCCGCCCAAGAGACATTTATCAAGATGGTAGATGCTCTCCCCTCTTACCAGCATCAAGGTTTTAAAACCTGGCTTGGTCGGATAGCTTTCCATAAAGCGATCGACTCCCGTCGGAAACAGCAGCGCATGAAGGAAGATTTCAATGGCCCCTGTCAAGAATATCACCATGGCCAGGTTGACAGTGCGGAGGAACAGGTATTGCTGCGAGAAAGAAGACAACGTATCAGAGAGCAAATCGATCAGCTTCCGGAAAAACTGCAGTTTGCTGTCCGCTGCTATTATTTAGAAGGCATGTCCTATGCCGAAATCGCTAATCAGCTCGATTTGGCCGAAAAGACAATTGAAGTACGGCTGTATCGAGCGCGAAAATGGATGAAAGCCCATTGGAAGGAGGATGATTTTTAA
- a CDS encoding anti-sigma factor family protein: MIHVEEELWHYIDETIDDQKQQQVEAHLETCQHCFDHYLALLEQWETPGHLADSFTEATIDKINVQQVLPKKDRQKKASSTSKEVKTISHYLLAAGLTIVLMASGIFQGVLHITDQTSLNSRPSMTDSLMQKTDSWLTQLMKEENQ; this comes from the coding sequence ATGATTCATGTTGAAGAGGAATTGTGGCACTACATAGACGAAACAATCGATGACCAGAAACAACAGCAAGTCGAAGCTCATTTGGAGACTTGCCAACACTGTTTTGACCATTACCTTGCATTACTTGAACAATGGGAAACACCAGGGCATCTAGCCGATTCGTTTACCGAAGCAACCATCGACAAAATAAACGTTCAACAAGTACTGCCCAAAAAGGACAGACAGAAAAAAGCATCCTCCACATCCAAGGAAGTAAAAACCATAAGCCATTATTTATTGGCAGCTGGACTAACTATTGTATTAATGGCAAGCGGCATCTTCCAGGGCGTTTTGCATATAACCGATCAAACGAGTCTAAATAGCCGGCCGTCCATGACAGACAGCCTCATGCAAAAAACGGACAGCTGGCTGACGCAACTAATGAAGGAGGAAAATCAATGA
- a CDS encoding PLP-dependent aspartate aminotransferase family protein has translation MTNPFHLQGTETQLLHGGQTPDPATGSRAVPIYQTTSYVFRDTEHAQNLFALAEPGNIYSRIMNPTVDAFEQRIALLEDGVAAVATSSGMAAITLSILNLAGSGDEIVADSNLYGGTYNLFVKTLPRYGINVTFVDASDPEKVRAAITDKTKAVFGEIITNPSLNVLDVETIAAIAHEQDIPFIIDNTFATPYLTKPIAWGADIVVHSATKWIGGHGTTIGGVVVDGGRFNWNNEKFPEFINPDESYHGIRYAIDTAPAAFATKLRVQLLRDIGACLSPQNAFLLLQGLETLHLRIEKHNQNAQQVAAYLSDHPAVEWVAYPGLENHPSHQLAEKYLNGKAGSIITFGIKGGRDAGRQLIDNITLWSHVANVGDAKSLIIHPASTTHQQLDADGLKESGVTEELIRLSIGIETAEDLIRDLDQAIAKATGTQPTVTVTNEKAIQWALHSPFDRTNGLRQKTIAVLGIEPDADLPVYQTAAKLQNLGYKIIPVHNGSEPILSETPVASLSAIEDEIDVLYTQDTLAAEAILANESPIETKILWLDSQETSLDVTDQARVQGITVVESLCPYQEAVRLRSGDTRQQPVHA, from the coding sequence ATGACAAACCCATTTCATTTACAAGGTACCGAAACACAACTGCTTCACGGAGGACAGACACCAGATCCGGCTACAGGGTCCCGGGCTGTCCCGATTTATCAAACAACTTCTTATGTATTCCGCGATACCGAGCATGCGCAAAACCTTTTTGCCCTAGCCGAACCAGGCAACATTTATTCGAGAATCATGAACCCGACTGTCGATGCATTTGAACAACGAATCGCTCTTTTAGAAGACGGCGTCGCAGCGGTGGCCACTTCGTCCGGCATGGCTGCCATTACCCTGTCGATCCTGAACCTTGCCGGGAGCGGTGACGAAATTGTAGCCGACAGCAATTTGTACGGCGGCACCTATAACCTGTTCGTCAAAACGCTCCCTCGCTATGGAATCAATGTCACCTTTGTTGATGCATCTGATCCGGAAAAAGTCCGCGCAGCTATTACGGACAAAACCAAAGCTGTCTTCGGAGAAATCATTACCAATCCCAGCCTGAATGTACTCGATGTGGAAACAATCGCTGCAATTGCTCATGAGCAGGATATTCCATTCATTATCGATAATACCTTCGCCACTCCATACTTAACCAAACCAATCGCCTGGGGTGCGGACATCGTCGTCCACTCCGCGACCAAGTGGATCGGTGGACACGGTACAACAATCGGGGGTGTAGTCGTCGATGGCGGGCGTTTTAACTGGAACAACGAAAAATTCCCTGAGTTCATCAATCCCGATGAAAGCTATCATGGCATTCGTTATGCGATCGACACTGCACCGGCAGCCTTTGCTACGAAGTTACGTGTACAGCTGTTACGCGATATTGGTGCCTGCCTAAGCCCGCAAAATGCATTTTTGCTTTTGCAAGGCTTGGAAACGTTGCACCTCCGTATCGAAAAACATAACCAAAACGCTCAACAGGTCGCCGCTTACTTAAGCGATCATCCAGCTGTGGAATGGGTTGCGTACCCGGGATTGGAAAACCATCCTTCCCATCAGCTCGCAGAAAAATATTTAAACGGAAAAGCCGGCTCGATTATTACTTTCGGCATCAAAGGCGGTCGTGATGCCGGACGACAGCTAATCGACAACATTACCCTTTGGTCGCATGTTGCCAATGTCGGGGATGCCAAGTCGCTGATCATCCACCCTGCTTCTACAACCCACCAGCAACTGGATGCAGATGGACTGAAAGAAAGTGGTGTAACGGAAGAATTGATTCGTCTGTCGATCGGTATTGAAACGGCAGAGGACTTGATCCGGGATCTCGACCAGGCAATCGCCAAAGCTACCGGAACACAACCTACCGTAACGGTTACGAACGAAAAGGCAATCCAGTGGGCGCTTCACTCACCATTCGACCGGACAAACGGACTGCGGCAAAAGACCATTGCCGTACTTGGAATAGAACCCGACGCTGATCTGCCGGTGTATCAGACAGCAGCAAAGTTGCAAAATCTCGGCTATAAAATCATTCCGGTTCATAATGGAAGTGAGCCGATCCTTAGTGAGACACCAGTGGCTAGCCTGTCAGCGATCGAGGATGAAATCGATGTGCTTTATACACAGGACACGCTGGCGGCTGAGGCCATACTGGCAAACGAAAGCCCGATTGAAACAAAGATACTATGGCTCGATTCTCAGGAAACCAGCCTGGATGTCACCGACCAGGCGCGCGTGCAAGGGATTACCGTTGTCGAAAGTCTTTGCCCATATCAGGAAGCGGTAAGACTGAGAAGCGGAGATACGAGACAACAGCCTGTCCACGCTTGA